The proteins below are encoded in one region of Candidatus Thermoplasmatota archaeon:
- a CDS encoding ferritin-like domain-containing protein, whose amino-acid sequence MAKRTLDERALDDRVAIAELNRLIEREANAVALLDVACAVLGGEARVEALEAFRSDHERHADRLAAAARAVGGATFQPSGPTALGRFEAIALLGEMDTAGVLRALVVHERLALAAYERRLEAEFPAEARDALEEAADDERRHLEWVREAADDASALAVASAAAPKP is encoded by the coding sequence ATGGCGAAGCGAACGCTCGACGAACGGGCGCTCGACGACCGCGTGGCGATCGCCGAGCTGAATCGTCTCATCGAGAGGGAGGCGAACGCCGTCGCGCTCCTCGACGTCGCCTGCGCGGTCCTGGGGGGCGAAGCGCGGGTCGAGGCCCTCGAAGCCTTCCGCTCGGACCACGAGAGACACGCCGACCGCCTCGCGGCGGCCGCGCGGGCCGTCGGCGGGGCGACCTTCCAACCCTCGGGCCCCACGGCCCTCGGTCGCTTCGAAGCCATCGCGCTTCTGGGGGAGATGGACACCGCGGGCGTGCTCCGCGCCCTCGTCGTGCACGAGCGCCTCGCGCTCGCCGCGTACGAGCGCCGGCTCGAGGCCGAGTTTCCCGCGGAGGCGAGAGACGCGCTCGAGGAGGCCGCCGACGACGAGCGGCGGCATCTCGAATGGGTCCGCGAGGCGGCGGACGACGCGTCGGCCCTCGCCGTCGCCTCGGCCGCGGCGCCGAAGCCTTGA